A DNA window from Macadamia integrifolia cultivar HAES 741 chromosome 4, SCU_Mint_v3, whole genome shotgun sequence contains the following coding sequences:
- the LOC122077016 gene encoding pre-mRNA-processing factor 17-like isoform X3 — MDLLQSYAEKSDDEEEQNPTTTSSAPSSPDSSPPRISLPSKTSAPNVDDTTLALTVANKNRILHKPIDPSQHVVAFNPTYDQLWAPIYGPAHPYAKDGIAQGMRNHKLGFVENASLEPFIFDEQYNTFHKYGYAADPAASEGNNYVGDLEALQKNNGVSVYNIPEHEQKKRKLKRKKELENEELDNSGGDVDISEIENPASEEWLKKNRVSPWAGKKEGLQTELTEEQKKYAEEHAEKKAEKERGGGDKTEHITDKSTFHGKEEQDYQGRSWIAPPKDAKATNDHCYIPKRWVHTWSGHTKGVSAIRFFPKSGHLLLSAGMDNKVKIWDVFNSGKCMRTYMGHSKAVRDISFSNDGTKFLSAGYDKNIKYWDTETGKVISTFSTGKIPYVVKLNPDDDKQNILLAGMSDKKIVQWDMNTGQITQEYDQHLGAVNTITFVDNNRRFVTSSDDKSLRVWEFGIPVVIKYISEPHMHSMPSISLHPNSNWLAAQSLDNQILIYSTRERFQLNKKKRFAGHIAAGYACQVNFSPDGRFVMSGDGEGKCWFWDWKSCKVFRTLKCHEGVCIGCEWHPLEQSKVATCGWDGMIKYWD; from the exons ATGGATTTGCTCCAGAGCTATGCAGAGAAAAGCGATGATGAGGAAGAACAAAACCCTACGACAACCTCATCTGCTCCTTCGTCACCAGACTCATCTCCTCCTCGAATTTCTTTACCTTCAAAAACCTCAGCTCCAAATGTTGATGACACCACACTTGCCCTCACAGTTGCCAACAAAAATCGAATCCTCCACAAACCAATCGATCCATCTCAGCATGTTGTAGCTTTCAACCCTACATATGACCAGCTCTGGGCTCCGATATATGGTCCTGCTCATCCCTATGCAAAGGATGGTATTGCCCAAGGCATGAGAAATCACAAGTTAGGATTCGTGGAGAACGCATCATTAGAACCCTTCATCTTTGATGAACAGTATAATACATTCCACAAGTATGGATATGCTGCTGACCCTGCGGCGTCAGAAGGGAACAATTATGTTGGTGATTTGGAGGCTTTGCAGAAAAACAACGGTGTTTCTGTTTATAATATTCCAGAGCATgagcagaagaagagaaagcttaagagaaagaaagaattggAGAATGAGGAGCTTGATAATTCAGGTGGTGATGTTGATATTTCTGAGATCGAAAATCCTGCATCAGAAGAGTGGCTAAAGAAGAACCGAGTCAGCCCATGGGCTGGGAAGAAGGAAGGATTGCAGACAGAATTGACGGAAGAGCAGAAGAAGtatgcagaggaacatgctgaaAAGAAGGCTGAGAAGGAAAGGGGTGGAGGTGATAAGACTGAACATATAACAGATAAGAGTACTTTCCATGGGAAGGAGGAACAGGACTACCAGGGTAGGTCGTGGATTGCTCCCCCAAAAGATGCCAAGGCAACAAATGACCATTGTTACATTCCAAAGCGGTGGGTCCACACATGGAGTGGGCACACAAAAGGTGTATCAGCCATTCGATTCTTTCCAAAGTCTGGACATCTGCTCCTCTCCGCAGGAATGGACAACAAAGTCAAGATTTGGGATGTTTTCAACTCAGGAAAGTGCATGCGGACATACATGGGCCATTCAAAGGCTGTTCGTGACATCTCCTTTTCAAATGATGGGACAAAATTTTTGAGTGCTGGTTATGATAAAAACATAAAGTATTGGGATACAGAAACTGGGAAGGTAATTTCAACATTTTCTACTGGAAAGATCCCCTATGTTGTGAAGCTTAACCCAGATGATGACAAGCAGAACATCCTACTGGCAGGAATGAGTGATAAAAAGATTGTTCAGTGGGATATGAACACTGGACAGATCACCCAAGAGTATGATCAACATTTGGGTGCCGTAAATACCATTACATTTGTGGACAATAACAGGAGGTTTGTCACATCAAGTGATGACAAATCCCTCCGTGTGTGGGAATTTGGAATTCCTGTCGTAATAAAGTACATCAGTGAGCCTCACATGCACTCAATGCCATCAATTTCCCTTCACCCTAATTCAAATTGGCTTGCAGCTCAGAGTTTGGACAATCAGATTCTTATTTACAGCACAAGGGAGAGGTTTCAGCTCAACAAGAAAAAGAGATTTGCAGGGCACATAGCGGCTGGTTACGCCTGCCAAGTCAATTTCTCGCCAGATGGACGTTTTGTCATGTCCGGGGATGGCGAGGGCAAATGCTGGTTTTGGGACTGGAAAAGTTGCAAAGTATTCAGAACACTAAAGTGTCACGAGGGTGTATGCATTGGCTGTGAGTGGCATCCACTGGAACAAAGCAAAGTGGCAACCTGTGGCTGGGATGGCATGATTAAGTACTG GGATTAG
- the LOC122077016 gene encoding pre-mRNA-processing factor 17-like isoform X1: MQVASMDLLQSYAEKSDDEEEQNPTTTSSAPSSPDSSPPRISLPSKTSAPNVDDTTLALTVANKNRILHKPIDPSQHVVAFNPTYDQLWAPIYGPAHPYAKDGIAQGMRNHKLGFVENASLEPFIFDEQYNTFHKYGYAADPAASEGNNYVGDLEALQKNNGVSVYNIPEHEQKKRKLKRKKELENEELDNSGGDVDISEIENPASEEWLKKNRVSPWAGKKEGLQTELTEEQKKYAEEHAEKKAEKERGGGDKTEHITDKSTFHGKEEQDYQGRSWIAPPKDAKATNDHCYIPKRWVHTWSGHTKGVSAIRFFPKSGHLLLSAGMDNKVKIWDVFNSGKCMRTYMGHSKAVRDISFSNDGTKFLSAGYDKNIKYWDTETGKVISTFSTGKIPYVVKLNPDDDKQNILLAGMSDKKIVQWDMNTGQITQEYDQHLGAVNTITFVDNNRRFVTSSDDKSLRVWEFGIPVVIKYISEPHMHSMPSISLHPNSNWLAAQSLDNQILIYSTRERFQLNKKKRFAGHIAAGYACQVNFSPDGRFVMSGDGEGKCWFWDWKSCKVFRTLKCHEGVCIGCEWHPLEQSKVATCGWDGMIKYWD; the protein is encoded by the exons ATGCAAGTAGCAT CTATGGATTTGCTCCAGAGCTATGCAGAGAAAAGCGATGATGAGGAAGAACAAAACCCTACGACAACCTCATCTGCTCCTTCGTCACCAGACTCATCTCCTCCTCGAATTTCTTTACCTTCAAAAACCTCAGCTCCAAATGTTGATGACACCACACTTGCCCTCACAGTTGCCAACAAAAATCGAATCCTCCACAAACCAATCGATCCATCTCAGCATGTTGTAGCTTTCAACCCTACATATGACCAGCTCTGGGCTCCGATATATGGTCCTGCTCATCCCTATGCAAAGGATGGTATTGCCCAAGGCATGAGAAATCACAAGTTAGGATTCGTGGAGAACGCATCATTAGAACCCTTCATCTTTGATGAACAGTATAATACATTCCACAAGTATGGATATGCTGCTGACCCTGCGGCGTCAGAAGGGAACAATTATGTTGGTGATTTGGAGGCTTTGCAGAAAAACAACGGTGTTTCTGTTTATAATATTCCAGAGCATgagcagaagaagagaaagcttaagagaaagaaagaattggAGAATGAGGAGCTTGATAATTCAGGTGGTGATGTTGATATTTCTGAGATCGAAAATCCTGCATCAGAAGAGTGGCTAAAGAAGAACCGAGTCAGCCCATGGGCTGGGAAGAAGGAAGGATTGCAGACAGAATTGACGGAAGAGCAGAAGAAGtatgcagaggaacatgctgaaAAGAAGGCTGAGAAGGAAAGGGGTGGAGGTGATAAGACTGAACATATAACAGATAAGAGTACTTTCCATGGGAAGGAGGAACAGGACTACCAGGGTAGGTCGTGGATTGCTCCCCCAAAAGATGCCAAGGCAACAAATGACCATTGTTACATTCCAAAGCGGTGGGTCCACACATGGAGTGGGCACACAAAAGGTGTATCAGCCATTCGATTCTTTCCAAAGTCTGGACATCTGCTCCTCTCCGCAGGAATGGACAACAAAGTCAAGATTTGGGATGTTTTCAACTCAGGAAAGTGCATGCGGACATACATGGGCCATTCAAAGGCTGTTCGTGACATCTCCTTTTCAAATGATGGGACAAAATTTTTGAGTGCTGGTTATGATAAAAACATAAAGTATTGGGATACAGAAACTGGGAAGGTAATTTCAACATTTTCTACTGGAAAGATCCCCTATGTTGTGAAGCTTAACCCAGATGATGACAAGCAGAACATCCTACTGGCAGGAATGAGTGATAAAAAGATTGTTCAGTGGGATATGAACACTGGACAGATCACCCAAGAGTATGATCAACATTTGGGTGCCGTAAATACCATTACATTTGTGGACAATAACAGGAGGTTTGTCACATCAAGTGATGACAAATCCCTCCGTGTGTGGGAATTTGGAATTCCTGTCGTAATAAAGTACATCAGTGAGCCTCACATGCACTCAATGCCATCAATTTCCCTTCACCCTAATTCAAATTGGCTTGCAGCTCAGAGTTTGGACAATCAGATTCTTATTTACAGCACAAGGGAGAGGTTTCAGCTCAACAAGAAAAAGAGATTTGCAGGGCACATAGCGGCTGGTTACGCCTGCCAAGTCAATTTCTCGCCAGATGGACGTTTTGTCATGTCCGGGGATGGCGAGGGCAAATGCTGGTTTTGGGACTGGAAAAGTTGCAAAGTATTCAGAACACTAAAGTGTCACGAGGGTGTATGCATTGGCTGTGAGTGGCATCCACTGGAACAAAGCAAAGTGGCAACCTGTGGCTGGGATGGCATGATTAAGTACTG GGATTAG
- the LOC122077016 gene encoding pre-mRNA-processing factor 17-like isoform X2, with amino-acid sequence MQVASMDLLQSYAEKSDDEEEQNPTTTSSAPSSPDSSPPRISLPSKTSAPNVDDTTLALTVANKNRILHKPIDPSQHVVAFNPTYDQLWAPIYGPAHPYAKDGIAQGMRNHKLGFVENASLEPFIFDEQYNTFHKYGYAADPAASEGNNYVGDLEALQKNNGVSVYNIPEHEQKKRKLKRKKELENEELDNSGGDVDISEIENPASEEWLKKNRVSPWAGKKEGLQTELTEEQKKYAEEHAEKKAEKERGGGDKTEHITDKSTFHGKEEQDYQGRSWIAPPKDAKATNDHCYIPKRWVHTWSGHTKGVSAIRFFPKSGHLLLSAGMDNKVKIWDVFNSGKCMRTYMGHSKAVRDISFSNDGTKFLSAGYDKNIKYWDTETGKVISTFSTGKIPYVVKLNPDDDKQNILLAGMSDKKIVQWDMNTGQITQEYDQHLGAVNTITFVDNNRRFVTSSDDKSLRVWEFGIPVVIKYISEPHMHSMPSISLHPNSNWLAAQSLDNQILIYSTRERFQLNKKKRFAGHIAAGYACQVNFSPDGRFVMSGDGEGKCWFWDWKSCKVFRTLKCHEGVCIGCEWHPLEQSKVATCGWDGMIKYW; translated from the exons ATGCAAGTAGCAT CTATGGATTTGCTCCAGAGCTATGCAGAGAAAAGCGATGATGAGGAAGAACAAAACCCTACGACAACCTCATCTGCTCCTTCGTCACCAGACTCATCTCCTCCTCGAATTTCTTTACCTTCAAAAACCTCAGCTCCAAATGTTGATGACACCACACTTGCCCTCACAGTTGCCAACAAAAATCGAATCCTCCACAAACCAATCGATCCATCTCAGCATGTTGTAGCTTTCAACCCTACATATGACCAGCTCTGGGCTCCGATATATGGTCCTGCTCATCCCTATGCAAAGGATGGTATTGCCCAAGGCATGAGAAATCACAAGTTAGGATTCGTGGAGAACGCATCATTAGAACCCTTCATCTTTGATGAACAGTATAATACATTCCACAAGTATGGATATGCTGCTGACCCTGCGGCGTCAGAAGGGAACAATTATGTTGGTGATTTGGAGGCTTTGCAGAAAAACAACGGTGTTTCTGTTTATAATATTCCAGAGCATgagcagaagaagagaaagcttaagagaaagaaagaattggAGAATGAGGAGCTTGATAATTCAGGTGGTGATGTTGATATTTCTGAGATCGAAAATCCTGCATCAGAAGAGTGGCTAAAGAAGAACCGAGTCAGCCCATGGGCTGGGAAGAAGGAAGGATTGCAGACAGAATTGACGGAAGAGCAGAAGAAGtatgcagaggaacatgctgaaAAGAAGGCTGAGAAGGAAAGGGGTGGAGGTGATAAGACTGAACATATAACAGATAAGAGTACTTTCCATGGGAAGGAGGAACAGGACTACCAGGGTAGGTCGTGGATTGCTCCCCCAAAAGATGCCAAGGCAACAAATGACCATTGTTACATTCCAAAGCGGTGGGTCCACACATGGAGTGGGCACACAAAAGGTGTATCAGCCATTCGATTCTTTCCAAAGTCTGGACATCTGCTCCTCTCCGCAGGAATGGACAACAAAGTCAAGATTTGGGATGTTTTCAACTCAGGAAAGTGCATGCGGACATACATGGGCCATTCAAAGGCTGTTCGTGACATCTCCTTTTCAAATGATGGGACAAAATTTTTGAGTGCTGGTTATGATAAAAACATAAAGTATTGGGATACAGAAACTGGGAAGGTAATTTCAACATTTTCTACTGGAAAGATCCCCTATGTTGTGAAGCTTAACCCAGATGATGACAAGCAGAACATCCTACTGGCAGGAATGAGTGATAAAAAGATTGTTCAGTGGGATATGAACACTGGACAGATCACCCAAGAGTATGATCAACATTTGGGTGCCGTAAATACCATTACATTTGTGGACAATAACAGGAGGTTTGTCACATCAAGTGATGACAAATCCCTCCGTGTGTGGGAATTTGGAATTCCTGTCGTAATAAAGTACATCAGTGAGCCTCACATGCACTCAATGCCATCAATTTCCCTTCACCCTAATTCAAATTGGCTTGCAGCTCAGAGTTTGGACAATCAGATTCTTATTTACAGCACAAGGGAGAGGTTTCAGCTCAACAAGAAAAAGAGATTTGCAGGGCACATAGCGGCTGGTTACGCCTGCCAAGTCAATTTCTCGCCAGATGGACGTTTTGTCATGTCCGGGGATGGCGAGGGCAAATGCTGGTTTTGGGACTGGAAAAGTTGCAAAGTATTCAGAACACTAAAGTGTCACGAGGGTGTATGCATTGGCTGTGAGTGGCATCCACTGGAACAAAGCAAAGTGGCAACCTGTGGCTGGGATGGCATGATTAAGTACTGGTAA
- the LOC122077017 gene encoding photosystem I assembly factor PSA3, chloroplastic, whose protein sequence is MVVVTVSPSSSSLHINLRHLSSIASNSSVVPLLHLHHISRSSSRSRRSASGNGVLVVKAYMEDSNSMASFAGKVIGSLPLIGLVARIFNDEGGLGGDIIDFAEFRRRVGKKCSVMDSRAFYEFQDRRGRAGDTLYVLLCCWLAAVGAGLLKSEEILEGVARLRISNDIEFEEENFISIMNAARERRAKLKVATPSIPMDIRAEKALDAIYVCCFGKDPIEEEDERLLSIMLNAVFPSVGQSDIDRIVQAKTKKIAEGGEDESFPEPKSLSEEAVRLQMKDLEFLKQNSET, encoded by the exons ATGGTCGTTGTGACAGTTagtccttcttcttcctctctccatATTAACCTGCGACACCTATCAAGCATCGCTTCCAACTCCTCAGTAGTCCCTTTGCTACATCTCCACCATATCTCTAGAAGCTCTTCCAGGTCCAGGAGATCAGCAAGTGGTAATGGGGTCTTGGTTGTTAAGGCTTATATGGAGGATTCGAACTCAATGGCGAGCTTCGCTGGGAAAGTCATCGGTTCTCTCCCTCTGATTGGCCTCGTTGCCAGGATTTTTAACGACGAAGGAGGGCTCGGAGGCGACATTATCGATTTTGCGGAGTTCCGGAGGAGGGTCGGGAAGAAGTGTTCTGTAATGGATTCCAGAGCTTTTTACGAGTTCCAAGATCGGCGAGGCCGG GCTGGGGATACTTTGTATGTTCTGCTCTGCTGTTGGTTGGCTGCAGTTGGTGCTGGTCTACTAAAGTCAGAGGAAATTCTGGAGGGTGTTGCAAGGCTTCGCATTTCTAATGATATTGAATTTGAAGAGGAGAACTTCATTTCCATCATGAATGCAGCAAGAGAG AGGCGAGCGAAGCTGAAGGTTGCTACTCCATCAATTCCGATGGATATTCGAGCTGAGAAAGCCCTTGATGCCATCTACGTTTGTTGTTTTGGAAAGGAcccaatagaagaagaagatgagagattgCTCTCTATCATGCTTAACGCAGTTTTTCCCTCAGTCGGGCAATCTGATATAGATAGGATTGTTCAAGCCAAGACAAAGAAGATTGCTGAAGGTGGTGAAGATGAAAGTTTCCCTGAGCCCAAGTCTTTATCAGAAGAAGCAGTTAGATTACAGATGAAGGATCTCGAGTTCCTAAAACAGAACAGTGAAACCTAA
- the LOC122077015 gene encoding uncharacterized protein LOC122077015: protein MAALAPGILLKLLNGMKTGVKPTGEHRSSLLQVTDIVPADLDENTLWPKHGFRIKVSDSSHSIYVSLPFEQDDLVLSNKMQLGQFIYVDRLEPGSPVPIIKGTKPLPGRHPLVGTPEPIRSCRDDGDKIEQRSFNSKLSAHRRGFWDSSADVASSSPTIVKPIPLNFDQSTPKKERPSPMRTVGNIPNSPLIRGRMVKDENSRMVLRSSVNGLLSKMSDSKGESPLHVRKSCVTPFSASKVTRSKTPYEREPMIPKSLFNNTEKKSSTTPHRLRNIREEASSKQVGEEQKQNNSNSIATCQLHSQSANSKSKHGGSMSMSLPGKLSVLGKEAIQQRETAQKNALQALRDASASESLVRVLRMLSDLAKKAKPDAPADCFDQFLEFHHQMVQAVTDMELIQAATCSEMVETTPIAKQTERSKKQAEEDSNISQENNLQSDLNSSKRRSALCKSLAAIPERSDVKTTPGKHLRPNWNQKFSMERIGGSTPKGKLHPESTLENDENKKPAPCSFNSTIKLGKQIETEAGNWFMDFLGKALETGMKKSRGMADSDRREVSQSLLLKVINWVKVEQCDSSKRPVHPRAAQIARKLRIKMKNLEWAGV from the exons ATGGCAGCATTGGCTCCTGGAATTCTATTGAAGCTCCTCAATGGAATGAAAACAGGGGTAAAACCTACCGGTGAGCACAGGAGCTCACTTTTGCAGGTAACAGATATTGTACCAGCAGATCTCGACGAGAACACTCTCTGGCCTAAACACGGTTTCCGCATAAAGGTCTCTGATTCTTCACATTCAATATATGTCAGCCTGCCTTTTGAACAAGATGATCTAGTCCTCAGCAACAAGATGCAGCTCGGTCAGTTCATCTACGTGGACAGATTGGAGCCAGGGTCGCCTGTTCCAATAATCAAAGGCACAAAACCACTTCCTGGTCGACACCCTCTGGTAGGTACCCCTGAACCGATAAGGAGTTGCAGAGATGACGGGGATAAAATTGAACAGAGATCCTTTAATTCAAAACTCTCTGCTCACAGAAGAGGTTTTTGGGATAGTTCAGCTGAtgttgcttcttcttcccctACTATCGTGAAACCGATTCCTTTGAATTTTGATCAGAGCACCCCAAAAAAAGAGAGACCCAGTCCGATGAGAACAGTAGGCAATATTCCAAATTCTCCACTGATCAGGGGGAGAATGGTTAAGGATGAAAATTCAAGAatggttttgagatcttcagtgaATGGGCTTCTGTCTAAGATGTCAGATTCAAAAGGAGAAAGCCCTCTCCATGTTAGGAAGAGCTGTGTCACCCCTTTTTCTGCGTCCAAAGTTACAAGGAGCAAGACTCCGTACGAACGAGAGCCAATGATCCCAAAAAGTCTCTTCAACAATACT GAAAAGAAGAGTTCAACTACCCCTCACAGATTAAGAAATATAAGAGAAGAAGCCTCTTCCAAACAGGTGGGggaagaacagaaacagaacaaCTCAAATTCCATTGCAACTTGTCAACTGCATTCACAGTCTGCTAATTCGAAATCCAAGCACGGTGGCAGTATGTCCATGTCTTTACCTGGAAAACTTAGTGTACTTGGAAAG GAAGCCATTCAACAGAGAGAAACAGCTCAGAAGAATGCTCTGCAAGCACTAAGAGATGCCTCTGCCTCTGAAAGTTTAGTGCGAGTTCTCAG GATGCTTTCAGACTTGGCAAAAAAAGCAAAGCCAGATGCTCCAGCTGACTGTTTTGACCAGTTTCTGGAGTTTCATCACCAAATGGTGCAAGCAGTGACAGACATGGAGTTAATTCAAGCAGCTACATGCAGTGAAATGGTTGAAACCACTCCAATTGCCAAGCAGACAGAACGGTCGAAGAAACAAGCTGAAGAAGATTCCAACATCTCACAAGAAAATAACTTGCAGTCAGATTTaaattcatcaaagagaagatcaGCATTATGCAAGTCACTTGCAGCCATCCCAGAAAGAAGTGATGTCAAGACAACCCCTGGGAAGCACCTGAGACCGAACTGGAACCAGAAATTTTCTATGGAAAGGATAGGTGGATCCACACCAAAAGGAAAGTTGCACCCTGAATCTACCTTGGAGAATGATGAGAATAAGAAACCAGCCCCTTGTAGCTTCAACAGTACCATCAAATTAGGCAAACAGATCGAAACAGAAGCCGGAAATTGGTTTATGGACTTCTTGGGGAAAGCGCTGGAAACAGGTATGAAGAAATCAAGAGGAATGGCAGATAGTGACAGGCGTGAAGTCTCACAATCTCTCCTACTCAAGGTTATAAACTGGGTGAAAGTTGAGCAGTGTGATAGCAGTAAGAGGCCAGTTCACCCTAGAGCAGCACAAATAGCCAGGAAGTTAAGAATCAAGATGAAGAATCTTGAATGGGCTGGTGTCTAA
- the LOC122076451 gene encoding transcription factor bHLH162-like has protein sequence MQSCRVSLSKVDRKTIERNRRMQMKGLCFKLATLIPRHYNSTKEISSQQDRLDHAASYIKELQQRVEELKRRKQYLAMNINGTNNDIRDKMTINGSNLPVIELRDFGHSLEVTLMSGFNSNFMFYEVINVLAEEGAEIINASFSVVGDKIFHTFHSQAASSRVGVETSSLCQRLKELVY, from the exons ATGCAGAGTTGCAGGGTTTCATTGTCAAAAGTTGATCGAAAGACTAttgaaagaaacagaagaatGCAAATGAAAGGCCTTTGCTTCAAGCTTGCCACTCTCATCCCTCGCCACTACAACTCTACTAAG GAAATATCATCACAGCAAGACCGATTAGACCACGCGGCAAGTTATATAAAGGAACTGCAACAAAGAGTGGAAGAACTAAAAAGAAGGAAGCAGTACTTAGCCATGAATATCAATGGGACCAACAATGATATCAGAGATAAAATGACAATTAATGGCTCAAATTTACCAGTAATTGAACTGAGGGACTTTGGTCATAGCTTGGAGGTTACTTTGATGAGTGGATTCAATTCAAACTTCATGTTCTATGAAGTTATTAATGTTCTTGCAGAAGAAGGAGCAGAAATCATCAATGCTAGCTTCTCTGTGGTGGGTGATAAGATTTTCCACACTTTCCATTCTCAG GCAGCTAGCTCAAGAGTAGGGGTGGAGACTTCAAGTTTATGTCAGAGATTGAAGGAGTTGGTTTATTAG